A portion of the Ferrimonas lipolytica genome contains these proteins:
- a CDS encoding CinA family nicotinamide mononucleotide deamidase-related protein: MHIEMICTGEEVLSGQIVDTNAAWVAQRLLDTGLEFHSRITVGDRMDDLVAAFSNRAGRADVVLVNGGLGPTIDDLSSEAMAIAMGAELVLHQGWLKTMTDWFEKNGRVMPDSNIKQAMLPAGAVMIDNPVGTACGFRVLWQGTWFVFTPGVPSELKKMVDDEILPWLVRDFSITSPSQLYRLLTTGRGESALAEQLGQVALPDGVDLGYRASLPYIEIKLMRRGEISEERWLKLIDDIRVALGDSWLGDNVYNVAEACHQLLLEQGKTVVTAESCTGGMVASNLVDIAGSSAYLLGGWVTYSNQAKQQELGVGANTLAEYGAVSMQVAVEMAQGALQKLDSDIAISITGIAGPDGGTEDKPVGTVAFALAHRGGYVAQILRVGTKRHGRDGIRKLSATVALDMIRRHLRDEPLLADYGFFKRIDSNQG; the protein is encoded by the coding sequence ATGCATATAGAAATGATTTGCACCGGCGAAGAGGTGTTATCAGGGCAGATCGTTGATACTAATGCGGCATGGGTCGCTCAACGTTTGCTTGATACTGGGCTTGAGTTTCATTCGAGGATCACGGTAGGTGACCGTATGGATGATCTGGTCGCTGCTTTTTCGAACCGCGCAGGGCGTGCTGATGTGGTGTTAGTCAATGGTGGTCTAGGCCCCACCATTGATGATCTATCTAGTGAGGCTATGGCCATAGCAATGGGAGCTGAATTAGTTCTGCATCAAGGCTGGCTTAAGACCATGACCGATTGGTTCGAGAAAAATGGTCGAGTAATGCCAGACAGTAATATTAAACAGGCGATGCTGCCTGCCGGTGCAGTGATGATTGATAATCCTGTTGGTACGGCATGTGGGTTTCGTGTGCTGTGGCAAGGCACGTGGTTTGTGTTTACACCGGGTGTGCCATCGGAGCTTAAAAAGATGGTTGATGATGAAATTTTGCCGTGGCTAGTGCGAGATTTTTCTATCACATCGCCTTCGCAGTTATACCGCCTACTTACTACCGGACGGGGTGAATCAGCGCTTGCTGAACAGCTTGGGCAAGTGGCTTTGCCAGATGGCGTCGATCTTGGCTATCGCGCCTCGTTGCCGTATATCGAGATTAAGTTGATGCGTCGCGGTGAGATCAGCGAGGAACGCTGGCTCAAACTTATTGATGATATTCGTGTGGCGTTAGGCGACTCATGGTTAGGGGACAATGTTTATAACGTTGCTGAGGCATGCCATCAGCTATTACTCGAACAAGGTAAGACAGTTGTAACCGCAGAGTCCTGTACCGGTGGTATGGTAGCGAGCAACCTTGTTGATATCGCTGGTAGCTCGGCTTACTTACTTGGCGGTTGGGTTACTTATAGCAATCAGGCTAAGCAGCAAGAGCTTGGTGTTGGCGCTAATACCTTGGCAGAGTATGGGGCTGTTTCGATGCAGGTTGCGGTAGAGATGGCTCAGGGAGCGCTGCAGAAGCTTGATAGTGACATAGCTATTAGCATTACCGGCATTGCTGGGCCAGATGGTGGCACTGAGGATAAACCGGTAGGCACGGTAGCATTTGCTCTAGCGCACCGGGGTGGCTATGTTGCGCAAATACTTCGGGTAGGTACCAAGCGCCATGGACGTGACGGGATCCGTAAGTTATCGGCAACGGTGGCGCTGGATATGATCAGGCGCCACCTTCGCGATGAGCCGTTACTTGCCGATTACGGTTTCTTTAAGCGGATTGATAGCAATCAGGGCTGA
- a CDS encoding DUF1439 domain-containing protein, protein MKRTRALLIAASALLAACSTSYSITEGELEGYLNKQLRQQHVSEGNKDLGVDLVLGDTEVNIGDEADTVSVTSSARLKLNTPIIPLRAGISLSFKARPYYDPVEQAIYLKDVELADISASPSQVESILKPIGMQTGEWVGAILQNQPIYSLDNTDWRQELIGKFGRELKVSPGKLEFVLQP, encoded by the coding sequence ATGAAACGAACCAGAGCACTACTCATTGCTGCCAGTGCCTTGCTGGCAGCATGTTCAACCAGTTACAGCATTACTGAAGGCGAACTGGAAGGTTACCTAAATAAACAGCTTCGCCAGCAGCATGTCAGCGAGGGTAATAAGGATCTCGGGGTTGATCTGGTACTCGGTGATACTGAGGTTAATATCGGTGACGAAGCCGATACTGTGTCAGTTACCAGTAGCGCACGGCTCAAACTCAATACCCCCATTATCCCATTGCGGGCTGGGATCAGCCTTAGCTTCAAAGCGCGGCCTTATTACGACCCAGTTGAGCAAGCTATCTACCTAAAGGATGTAGAGCTTGCTGATATCTCAGCAAGCCCAAGTCAGGTCGAGAGCATCCTCAAACCTATCGGAATGCAAACCGGAGAGTGGGTGGGCGCAATCTTACAAAACCAACCAATCTACAGCTTGGATAACACCGATTGGCGCCAAGAACTCATTGGCAAGTTTGGTCGTGAACTAAAGGTATCACCCGGTAAACTTGAGTTTGTACTTCAGCCCTGA
- a CDS encoding heme lyase CcmF/NrfE family subunit, with the protein MIPELGHYSLIIGLAFAALLSVVPLIGVVRKDAYLVSFARPLTYGMFAFMSIAVICLGYAFATDDFSVMYVASNSNSQLPVYFKIAAIWGGHEGSLLFWVFSIAVWAVSVALFSKPLEDAFVARVLAVLGMITVGFSLFMLFTSSPFERLLPNVPMEGRDLNPMLQDVGLIFHPPLLYLGYVGFSVAFAFAIAALMSGRLDSAWARWSRPWNLAAWAFLTAGISLGSWWAYYELGWGGWWFWDPVENASFMPWLVGTALVHSLIVTEKRGTFRNWTILLAIFSFSLSLLGTFLVRSGVLTSVHSFAADPSRGLFILLLLGLAVGGSLTLFAFRATELKSPARFELLSKETMLLLCNVLLVVATGSVLLGTLYPLLGDALGLGQISVGPPYFNTVFVPIVLLLFMFMGVGPFIRWKKSKQGELKKLLPSAVIALAVALIAPYVIGGKTNGWVIAGVFTAVWVACTLIQDIFRNLRDVDGSFNTRRITRSYMGMVLAHAGIVMSILGGTVVSNYEIEQSVRMGPGISAELEGYKYTYVETQMVQGPNYTAEQAVITVEKDGEYVTTLYPDRRKYNVRTMNMTEAGIDWGFGRDLYVTMGDPLDATHYAVRLNYKPMVRWIWIGSIFMMVGGAVAATDKRSAGRRKKKATAKQLANA; encoded by the coding sequence ATGATTCCGGAACTTGGACATTATTCTCTCATTATTGGTTTGGCTTTTGCTGCGCTGTTATCAGTGGTTCCACTGATTGGTGTTGTGCGCAAGGATGCCTACTTAGTGAGTTTCGCCCGTCCGTTAACCTACGGCATGTTCGCATTTATGAGCATCGCTGTGATTTGTTTGGGCTACGCTTTTGCAACTGATGACTTCTCCGTCATGTATGTTGCATCAAATTCAAATAGCCAATTGCCGGTTTACTTCAAGATTGCTGCAATCTGGGGCGGACACGAAGGCTCTCTCCTGTTTTGGGTATTCTCCATCGCAGTGTGGGCAGTATCGGTAGCATTGTTCAGTAAGCCATTGGAAGACGCTTTTGTCGCCCGAGTTCTGGCTGTACTGGGCATGATCACCGTCGGCTTCTCCCTATTCATGCTATTCACCTCGAGCCCGTTTGAGCGCTTGTTGCCAAACGTACCGATGGAAGGGCGTGACCTGAACCCAATGCTGCAGGACGTTGGTCTTATCTTCCACCCACCTCTGCTTTACTTAGGCTACGTAGGCTTCTCCGTTGCATTTGCGTTCGCTATCGCAGCGCTGATGTCTGGCCGCTTGGACTCTGCATGGGCACGTTGGTCTCGTCCTTGGAACCTCGCTGCTTGGGCATTCCTAACTGCGGGCATTTCCCTCGGTTCTTGGTGGGCATATTACGAGCTTGGCTGGGGTGGTTGGTGGTTCTGGGATCCAGTTGAAAACGCTTCCTTTATGCCTTGGTTAGTTGGTACTGCTTTAGTGCACTCCCTGATCGTAACTGAGAAGCGCGGTACCTTCCGTAACTGGACCATTCTGCTGGCTATCTTCTCCTTTAGCTTGAGCCTTTTAGGTACTTTCCTAGTTCGTTCCGGCGTACTGACATCAGTGCACTCGTTTGCAGCCGATCCTTCACGTGGTCTATTTATTCTGCTCTTACTTGGTTTAGCTGTCGGTGGTTCGTTAACGTTGTTTGCGTTCCGTGCGACCGAACTCAAATCGCCAGCTCGATTTGAGTTGCTGTCGAAAGAAACCATGCTATTGCTATGTAATGTATTGTTAGTCGTTGCCACCGGTTCGGTATTGCTGGGTACCCTTTACCCACTGTTGGGTGACGCATTGGGTCTGGGACAGATTTCCGTAGGACCTCCATACTTCAACACCGTATTCGTACCAATCGTATTGCTGTTGTTCATGTTCATGGGTGTTGGCCCGTTCATTCGCTGGAAGAAATCCAAGCAGGGTGAACTCAAGAAGTTGTTGCCGTCTGCAGTTATCGCATTGGCAGTTGCTCTGATTGCCCCTTACGTTATTGGTGGCAAGACCAACGGTTGGGTTATCGCCGGGGTATTCACTGCGGTTTGGGTTGCTTGTACCCTAATCCAAGACATTTTCCGCAATTTGCGTGATGTTGATGGTAGCTTCAATACCCGTCGTATTACTCGTAGCTATATGGGTATGGTGTTGGCGCACGCCGGTATCGTTATGTCAATTCTTGGCGGCACCGTGGTTTCTAACTACGAGATTGAACAATCCGTACGTATGGGGCCAGGGATTTCAGCGGAACTGGAAGGTTACAAGTACACCTACGTCGAAACTCAGATGGTGCAAGGTCCTAACTACACCGCCGAGCAAGCCGTTATTACTGTCGAAAAAGACGGTGAGTACGTAACCACTTTGTACCCAGACCGTCGTAAGTATAATGTTCGCACCATGAACATGACCGAAGCCGGTATCGATTGGGGCTTTGGCCGTGACCTTTACGTGACCATGGGTGATCCGTTAGATGCAACTCACTATGCGGTGCGTCTGAACTACAAACCAATGGTTCGTTGGATCTGGATTGGTTCGATCTTCATGATGGTTGGTGGTGCCGTCGCGGCTACCGATAAGCGTTCAGCAGGTCGCCGTAAGAAGAAAGCCACTGCTAAGCAGTTGGCCAACGCTTAA
- a CDS encoding DsbE family thiol:disulfide interchange protein, with translation MKRLVLFVPLVIFLGVAAFLFQGLYLNPKELDSALVGKPVPQFQLTQLEDPAVTITNKDLAGEVYLINVWATWCPSCKYEHPFLNKLKQRGEMPIYGINYRDERMPAVRYLNKSGDPYSINLFDPEGSFAFDLGVYGAPETFVVDAKGIVRYRFAGVLEPGVWARDFMPLIKQLRQEAKGIS, from the coding sequence ATGAAGCGTTTGGTATTATTCGTCCCATTAGTTATTTTTCTTGGGGTGGCAGCATTTTTGTTTCAGGGGTTGTACCTGAATCCGAAAGAGCTGGACTCAGCACTGGTAGGTAAGCCGGTACCGCAATTCCAATTAACTCAATTGGAAGATCCAGCGGTTACTATCACTAACAAGGATTTGGCTGGTGAAGTTTACCTAATCAATGTCTGGGCGACATGGTGTCCATCTTGTAAGTATGAGCACCCGTTCTTGAACAAGTTAAAGCAACGCGGAGAGATGCCAATCTATGGCATTAACTATCGTGATGAACGCATGCCGGCTGTTCGCTACCTTAATAAAAGTGGCGATCCGTACAGCATCAACCTGTTCGATCCGGAAGGTAGCTTTGCGTTTGACCTAGGGGTTTATGGCGCTCCGGAAACCTTCGTTGTCGATGCCAAAGGTATTGTTCGCTACCGTTTTGCTGGAGTACTTGAGCCAGGCGTATGGGCGCGAGATTTTATGCCGCTGATTAAGCAATTGCGTCAAGAAGCAAAGGGAATCTCTTAA
- the ppc gene encoding phosphoenolpyruvate carboxylase codes for MADMYTQLRSNVHLLGTILGDTMEAELGSEFLNRIETVRKLSKASRNGDEHARDQLLKMLGDLHDDELIPFASAFNQFLNLANIAEQFHSVSRNCDELVCVPDPVELLLGRLLNGKLKLAPEQLISELEKLEVDLVLTAHPTEITRRTLINKYMSLIASLGEQENTQLTEQEVARNKLRIRQLVAQIWHTNEMRDERPTPVNEAQWGMATVEASLWHAIPEFLRQFSEQLEQQTGQQLPPHIAPVRFSSWMGGDRDGNPFVTARITEEVLLRNRITAANLYMDDLNELIRELSMSKATQALLVQTGECREPYRELLRQLRSRLQATINYLEQRVDGHNPEIHQSALIWTKSDLLEPLLLAYNSLNDCGMHLIANGLLLDTVRRVHSFGCTLVKVDIRQSSDRHADTLAEVTRYLGLGDYNHWQEEEKQSFLLRELSCKRPLFPHNWNASADAQEVIDTCKMIAEQSEEALGSYVISMATTPSDVLAVALLLRECHCTFPIGIVPLFETLSDLDNARDAMAKLFSIDWYRGYCRGRQQVMIGYSDSAKDAGVMAASWAQYRAQEALVEVAQQADIALTLFHGRGGSIGRGGGPAHEAILSQPPGSVDSRLRVTEQGEMIRFKFGVPKVAVQSLALYTSAVLEATLLPPPVPKAEWRTMMDEIAAHSVAAYRQMVWQEPDFVPYFRAATPEQELSALPLGSRPAKRKADGGVESLRAIPWIFAWTQNRLNLPAWLGAGEGLTVLLEQGHRDTLREMFNQWPLFRTRLSMLEMVYAKAEPNLARYYEQLLVSEDLHHLGEKLRERLQLGIECVLDITQAQGLMDSTPWNKESVALRHPYIDPLNFLQAELLLRVRKEQDSEHLRQALMLTMAGIAAGLRNTG; via the coding sequence ATGGCGGATATGTATACGCAGCTTCGTTCTAACGTACATTTATTGGGTACGATTCTTGGTGATACCATGGAAGCGGAACTGGGCAGTGAGTTTCTAAATCGTATCGAAACTGTTCGTAAACTTTCGAAAGCCTCGCGTAATGGTGATGAACACGCCCGTGACCAGTTGCTTAAAATGTTAGGTGACCTCCACGACGATGAACTCATTCCTTTTGCTAGCGCATTCAACCAGTTCCTCAATCTGGCTAACATCGCTGAGCAGTTCCACTCCGTCTCCCGTAACTGCGACGAACTAGTTTGCGTACCAGATCCGGTCGAGCTGCTATTGGGCCGACTCCTCAACGGCAAGTTAAAGTTAGCGCCTGAACAGTTAATCTCGGAACTAGAAAAGCTCGAAGTTGATCTGGTGCTCACCGCCCACCCGACTGAGATCACCCGTCGTACGCTCATTAATAAATACATGTCGCTCATCGCCAGCCTAGGTGAACAAGAAAACACGCAGCTGACCGAACAAGAAGTGGCTCGCAACAAATTGCGGATCCGACAGCTGGTTGCGCAGATTTGGCACACTAACGAGATGCGTGATGAGCGACCGACGCCTGTCAATGAAGCCCAATGGGGTATGGCAACCGTAGAAGCGAGCCTGTGGCATGCGATTCCAGAGTTTTTGCGCCAATTCAGCGAGCAGCTAGAGCAGCAAACCGGCCAACAGTTACCCCCACATATCGCGCCGGTACGCTTTTCGAGCTGGATGGGGGGCGATCGCGATGGCAACCCATTCGTTACTGCTCGCATCACTGAAGAGGTACTACTGCGCAACCGTATTACTGCGGCCAACCTTTATATGGATGATCTCAATGAGCTTATCCGAGAGTTGTCGATGTCTAAGGCGACTCAAGCACTGCTGGTACAAACCGGCGAGTGTCGCGAACCCTATCGTGAACTACTGCGTCAGTTACGCAGCCGTCTCCAGGCGACCATTAACTACCTTGAGCAACGAGTAGACGGACACAATCCAGAGATCCATCAAAGTGCACTGATCTGGACCAAGAGCGATTTGCTTGAGCCACTACTGTTGGCATACAACAGTCTCAATGATTGTGGCATGCACCTAATTGCTAACGGCCTACTGTTGGATACCGTCCGTCGCGTCCACAGCTTTGGCTGTACCCTAGTTAAAGTCGACATTCGTCAAAGCTCTGATCGTCACGCCGATACGCTAGCCGAAGTGACTCGTTACCTCGGCCTAGGTGATTACAACCACTGGCAAGAGGAGGAGAAACAGAGTTTCTTGCTGCGGGAGCTATCATGTAAGCGCCCACTCTTCCCACACAACTGGAATGCCAGCGCGGACGCACAAGAAGTAATTGATACCTGCAAGATGATTGCCGAACAGAGTGAAGAAGCACTTGGTTCCTACGTTATCTCCATGGCAACCACCCCGTCCGATGTACTGGCGGTGGCACTGTTGCTCAGAGAGTGTCATTGCACCTTCCCAATCGGCATCGTGCCATTGTTCGAAACCCTAAGCGATCTTGATAACGCCCGTGACGCAATGGCGAAACTGTTTAGCATCGATTGGTACCGCGGTTATTGCCGCGGCCGTCAACAGGTGATGATTGGCTATTCTGACTCAGCCAAAGATGCGGGAGTAATGGCGGCATCATGGGCTCAATACCGTGCTCAAGAGGCCTTGGTTGAAGTGGCTCAACAAGCTGATATCGCCTTGACGCTATTCCATGGCCGCGGCGGCAGCATAGGTCGAGGTGGCGGCCCAGCACACGAAGCAATCTTATCGCAACCACCGGGCTCAGTAGACAGTCGCCTCCGGGTAACCGAACAGGGCGAAATGATCCGCTTCAAATTTGGCGTGCCAAAGGTAGCGGTACAAAGTCTGGCTCTGTACACCTCTGCAGTACTAGAAGCTACATTGCTACCACCGCCGGTACCCAAAGCCGAGTGGCGTACGATGATGGACGAGATCGCCGCTCACTCCGTTGCGGCATATCGTCAGATGGTATGGCAAGAACCGGACTTTGTGCCTTACTTCCGCGCCGCGACACCTGAACAAGAGCTATCGGCACTGCCACTGGGAAGCCGGCCAGCCAAACGTAAAGCCGATGGTGGTGTTGAGTCCCTGCGCGCGATACCGTGGATCTTTGCGTGGACCCAAAACCGCCTCAACCTCCCGGCTTGGTTAGGTGCAGGGGAAGGGTTAACCGTCTTGCTTGAACAGGGACATCGCGACACCTTACGTGAGATGTTCAACCAGTGGCCACTATTCCGCACACGTTTATCGATGCTCGAGATGGTATACGCCAAGGCAGAACCAAACCTAGCCCGTTACTATGAACAGTTGCTGGTTAGCGAGGACTTACATCACCTCGGTGAAAAACTACGGGAACGGCTGCAATTAGGCATAGAGTGCGTATTGGATATAACCCAAGCACAAGGATTAATGGACTCGACACCATGGAACAAAGAGTCAGTTGCACTGCGTCACCCCTACATCGATCCACTAAACTTCCTACAGGCAGAACTTTTGTTACGAGTTCGGAAAGAACAGGATAGTGAACACTTACGCCAGGCATTAATGCTAACCATGGCAGGTATTGCCGCTGGATTGCGTAATACGGGATAA
- a CDS encoding cytochrome c-type biogenesis protein: protein MKRILTLVVGVMMAAAIHAAPIDTYEFNDEEHRERGQSLAAELRCPQCQNQNLHDSNSPIAMDMRLQVYEMVGEGKSNDEIITYFTDRYGDFVRYRPAFDARTAVLWMGPVAFLIIGAIGGFVFIRRQRAQTAGSVEVSSIDKEKLDKLLKDQQQ, encoded by the coding sequence ATGAAACGCATCCTTACATTAGTTGTAGGGGTCATGATGGCCGCGGCGATCCATGCCGCGCCTATCGACACCTACGAATTTAATGATGAAGAACACCGCGAACGCGGACAAAGCTTAGCGGCTGAACTTCGCTGCCCGCAATGTCAGAACCAGAACCTGCATGATTCCAACTCGCCAATCGCGATGGATATGCGCTTACAGGTTTACGAAATGGTTGGCGAAGGAAAGAGTAATGATGAAATCATCACTTACTTTACCGATCGTTATGGTGATTTCGTGCGTTACCGTCCAGCGTTTGACGCTCGTACTGCAGTGTTGTGGATGGGGCCAGTAGCATTCCTGATTATTGGTGCCATTGGTGGCTTTGTCTTTATTCGTCGTCAGCGTGCACAAACCGCAGGCTCAGTTGAAGTTTCTTCTATTGATAAAGAGAAGTTAGACAAGCTGCTAAAGGATCAACAACAGTGA
- the ccmI gene encoding c-type cytochrome biogenesis protein CcmI: MTNFWIAIAALTVLALGLIWLPFLRRNKLDDKKNDTEIRKQANLGLYNERLEDLNTELTDGRINQDEFTALEQELQVNLLQNVEQEEDKLVQRNNSVVWPVSMSVVLLAISGYIYNDLGRANDWNFQSAGSQAPHQGQTMTPDQMMAMQIEQIEAELANDPNNSQGWFNLGHAYISASRYSQAVKAFDKAIELVGAHADLLGPKATAMYYQADENITPEVRAVIDQALADDDKDPSVRLLLGMDAFFSANYEEAIMNWEIILTSPQQGIDREGIMNAIAQAQMFIDSANKKEQAKASVDSSKAVTVTVELAADLVGKAKPTDTVFVYANATGGNMPVAIARIEVKELPSTVVLDDSFAMTADSTISSFEQVNIIAAINLNNSKAPTAGDMQGEQAQVKLGQAVTVTIDTVIQ; the protein is encoded by the coding sequence ATGACGAACTTTTGGATTGCTATCGCCGCCCTTACGGTATTGGCACTGGGCTTGATTTGGCTACCGTTCTTACGCCGCAATAAGCTAGACGACAAGAAAAACGACACCGAGATCCGTAAGCAGGCTAACTTAGGCCTCTACAACGAACGCTTAGAGGATCTGAATACCGAATTAACCGATGGTCGCATCAACCAAGATGAGTTCACTGCGTTAGAACAAGAACTGCAGGTGAACTTACTGCAAAACGTTGAACAGGAAGAAGACAAGCTTGTTCAGCGAAATAATAGTGTAGTTTGGCCGGTCTCAATGAGCGTTGTATTGCTTGCCATCAGTGGTTACATCTACAACGATCTTGGCCGCGCTAATGATTGGAACTTCCAAAGCGCAGGCAGCCAAGCCCCACATCAGGGCCAAACCATGACCCCTGATCAGATGATGGCGATGCAGATTGAACAGATTGAAGCGGAATTGGCTAATGATCCAAACAACAGCCAAGGCTGGTTTAACCTAGGTCACGCTTACATCAGCGCAAGCCGTTACTCTCAGGCAGTAAAAGCATTTGATAAAGCAATTGAACTAGTAGGTGCTCACGCAGACTTGCTTGGTCCAAAAGCAACCGCAATGTACTACCAAGCCGATGAGAATATCACCCCAGAAGTACGAGCTGTTATCGACCAAGCGCTAGCTGACGACGACAAAGACCCTTCAGTTCGCTTATTACTTGGTATGGACGCGTTCTTTAGCGCCAACTATGAAGAAGCCATCATGAACTGGGAGATTATCCTTACTAGCCCGCAGCAGGGAATCGATCGCGAAGGCATCATGAATGCGATTGCTCAGGCGCAGATGTTCATCGACTCAGCCAACAAGAAAGAACAAGCTAAAGCTTCAGTTGATAGCAGCAAAGCGGTAACCGTTACCGTTGAACTGGCCGCCGATCTGGTAGGTAAAGCAAAGCCAACTGACACCGTATTTGTTTACGCCAACGCCACTGGCGGTAACATGCCAGTAGCGATTGCTCGTATCGAAGTGAAAGAGTTGCCAAGTACTGTTGTACTCGATGACAGCTTCGCTATGACCGCAGACTCAACTATCAGCTCATTTGAGCAGGTAAACATTATTGCTGCGATTAATCTAAATAACAGCAAGGCGCCAACTGCCGGTGACATGCAGGGCGAACAAGCTCAAGTGAAACTGGGTCAGGCTGTAACGGTAACCATTGATACCGTTATCCAATAA
- a CDS encoding TlpA family protein disulfide reductase encodes MIRQFLIAIALFTSSVSAFPGAGAAGTDPALKNFIQLSRPQSLESVGFLGPHGQPVQLSDFQGQVTMINLWATWCPPCVRELPSLERFRAEYADKGIVVVPIATDQDPGVVAPFLKQLGMADMSTYYDNRNSFGQILPTDLIPATYILDENGQLVAFVRSFVDWDNPAVRQMLDGYLKPKS; translated from the coding sequence GTGATTCGTCAGTTTCTGATCGCTATCGCGCTATTTACCAGCAGTGTCTCCGCCTTTCCAGGCGCAGGTGCTGCCGGTACCGATCCTGCGCTTAAAAACTTTATTCAGCTGTCGCGACCACAGAGTCTAGAAAGTGTTGGGTTCCTAGGGCCCCACGGGCAGCCGGTACAGTTGTCGGATTTTCAAGGTCAGGTCACGATGATCAATCTGTGGGCTACTTGGTGCCCACCGTGTGTACGTGAGTTGCCTTCCCTAGAACGTTTCCGTGCTGAGTATGCAGACAAAGGTATAGTTGTTGTTCCTATCGCCACTGATCAAGATCCTGGTGTTGTTGCGCCGTTTTTGAAACAGCTTGGTATGGCCGATATGAGTACCTATTACGACAACCGTAATAGCTTCGGGCAAATCCTGCCTACGGATTTGATTCCAGCAACCTACATCCTTGATGAAAATGGTCAATTGGTGGCATTCGTACGTAGCTTTGTTGACTGGGATAATCCAGCAGTTCGGCAGATGTTAGACGGCTATCTAAAACCAAAGTCCTAA